Genomic segment of Dromiciops gliroides isolate mDroGli1 chromosome 3, mDroGli1.pri, whole genome shotgun sequence:
gcctcagatacctattatctgggtgaccctgaccaagtcacttaaccctgtttgcctcagttttctcactggagaaggaaatgtcaaaccactccagtatctttgtcaagaaaaccccaaatggggacatgaagggtcagacatgactgaaaatgactgaagaataagAGACCTGCCAATTCCCTGGCCAAAGAAATCCCTACAGTTCGGGAGGGAAGGCTATTTGAAAAAGGGAGAAGACATAGCTTTAAGCCACCCTGGAGGACAGGACACCTGCCTGTGTCATCATAAAACATCCGGAAGCTGTCAGTGTGCTGATGACCGAAAAACTGCCCAGCAATCACATGATGGTACTTCTTGATAATTTCCATGTAGCGTTGATTGAAGTTGGGCCGGAACCAGGCTTTGCTTCGGGTCTTCTCAAAGAAGCCAGGGGGCACGTGACCAATGACATACACCTGGGAAAGGAAAGGGTTTGGGCTGTTGGGACTTTCTAGGGTACCAAAAGGGAAGACTCCTTCCtggatcccttccatctctgcctGCTGAATGCCTGGGCTTCCGGGATGGGCTTCCTCTGTCCCTGGAGGACCATTTATTGGGGATGTTGTAGATAAGAATCCCTTCAGGTATGGATTAGACCAGAAggcccttccaaatctgagactCTGGGAAGGGTGCCAGTAccttggggcagcttggtggagcGCAGGAGAGAGCAttaggcctaggttcaaatctgacctcagacacttactagctgtgtgcctcttgaccagtttgcctcagtttcctttgttgtaAAATGGGTtgttagtgcctggcacatagtaagaacaatATAAATGCTTAGCTCCTACTCCTTCCCTTAAGGAAGCCCTCCCTGATTGCCCCAACCTAAAgacatctctcccttttctacaTTTGCCTCTTATTGGGCTGGGACCACTACATACCCATCTTATTATCCAGGCATGGACAACCATCCATGTGACCTGAGGATTTAGAGGGCTTCACGATCAATATGAGTCATCTCAATAACATCCTCCTCCTCTTAGCCATCCTTTACATATTACAAAgtgccttgggaggtagatgctattattatcccattttagagatgaggaacctgaggctaaacgacttgcccagggtcacagactctgtaagcatctgaggcaggatttgaactcagggcttcccaaTTCCAGTCTCTACACTCCACCCACCATACCACCTACTTGCCTAGAATGccatggtggcaaaaaaaaaaaaaatcagtgtaaaTTAGGCAGCATAAGAGGGCTTTGTCCAGAATGAGGGAGGTGATTGGTTCACCTGCACTCTGCCCCAGTCCAACAACATCTGGAGGACTGTGCTTGGTTttaggcaccacattttaggaaagacatgaaGACATTGAGTTCATCTGGAGAAGGGAAACCTGAGGGCAGAGGGCACTCCAAACCAGGCCACAGGGAAGGAATGGGGGCTACTTGGTctagagaagaaaaaacttaGGGGAAAAATAATCATTATCTTCAAGTAAAGAAGGctgtgaggaagaagagaaatctgACTTGTTTTGCAAGGTCTCAGACAGCAGAATGAATGAGAACCAATGAGTGGTAAAACTTAgaccccctgttttccagagctaagacaCAGCAAGCAAGCTGTCAGGACAACAATCCCTTGCAATCACCTGCTGGATGATTTTaccctctgggcaagtcacacaattCACCAGATGTTCTATGACCAGAGACAAACACTGAACAAAGTCAGAACATCCTGCCATGAATCAAACTTGTCCcatgcttgctgctccctcattgtcagggctacaacTCACTAAGCagccactagtataagtattgagatctccccacactaccTCAGGGCCCCCCCCATTAAGGGTGGGACCCTGGCACATATGTCTATAGCACCTCCTTGCctgcaagcctttttcctcacttagaaaataaactttgtcTCTAATTCCTGACTCACTGGTCTCTGGCCTTGTGCAGCTCTGGCCATACACAGCTTAGAGATAGGTTCTGATCCAGTagacaatatgtgtgtatatatacaaagacATAAGTggtagtattatccccattcacagatgaagaaactgaatctgaaAAAAGTTACGTGACTTggctggggtcacacaactaggaagtgtccaaggcagTGACTCCAAGCTTGCGCTGTGCTTGCACTGTGCCTGCTGCAACACTTGGCTGTCTCAGAGGAACAATGCCTTACCCTCTGCATGTTTCCCAGGAAGGCAGAGCCTTGCAGAGAGTAGGTCCACGGTAAACGTTTGCTGAATGAAGGTGAGGACAGGACAGGAGACCAGGCTGTAGGCCACCACCctcagagagaggagaaggaaaaccaTCTATttaccttttctccctctctggaTGCATTGCTGAGCACATCCTCCAGCCACTGAAACTGGCTCCCGGGGTCGTCCAGGTTGGCCGTCAGCTTGTTGTTGCTATAGTACAGGTTGCTGTTGAGTACCACAATTCGCCCAGGCTTGTCTGGACTAGGCAGCCTCTCCGTGTAGAAGGCACCTGGGgtgacatgtgtgtgtgtgtggggtagaAAAGAAGGTGTATGTGTGCTTCCTCGACACACGTGCTCTCACAACACACGTGCTCCCAAGACACCTCTGCCCAGGCCTACACTCACTCATTTCCTTCAGCTTTAAGTGGAAACAAAGTAGGATGCCTCAGAGTCAGGGGAGCTGGGTTTGAGACCAGGCTCTGCCCTAAACTTTGTGCCTGACCCTGGGCCAAGCTCTTCCCCTCTTAAGGATGATCTTTTAGGGCCTTGCAGCACTAACATTGTGACTCCCTAAAGAACATGCTGACTTGGTCAGGCAATGTCCTTTGCTCTGCCTTCCTTTGCCTTATCCCTTCCCAGGCACCTCAAACCTTCTGTCTTCTTCACTTCTGTTCCCTCCCAGATGCCCCAGCAGCTGCTGAGGTCTCATTGCCAGCCTGTCCTAAGAGACTTCTCTTGCTGCTTAGTGATATAAACAGCCTTCTGGGTACATGATCTTCCACTGGGCTCCCTGGAAACCTCACTCATCCCAGGTATCACTGCTCCTGGTGGAGCCAAAGTGCCCCCTATCAAAGATGCTGCAACACTTTTCTGCCTGGGAATCAAGAAGAAGGCAGAAGGATCTCAACTTGAGCCTCTTACTCCCCACAAAAATGTCTGCTTTGATTCCAAGAAAACAGCCCTCAAATTAGGGAGCCAGACATGATTTCTGGCTCTCAAGCAGGGGTGGGCGGACAAAGGGTAAATCAAAAGGTCCCTTGGGCACTGGTTCCTAGACTCAATGTCTTCATCACCAATGAAGATCTACAGAAGAGTCTCAAATAATCCTCTGGAAAGGCTCAAAGTCTCCCCGGCCTGGGTACATCCTAAGGCAATGAATAGGACAGGTAGAGGCTCCCTGTGAGCACAAGTTCCCTTCCCAGGCCTGACTagccctctcttcttctcttccccctctccatccCTGGCAGAGATGAATGAACCCAAGCTGGAGAAGAAGGGATGGCTGCATGACTGCTGCCTACAGGGATCCCAGGTGACTTCTATTGCTGCCTCCATCTGGTGGAACTATCTGGATttcttgtttggttgttgttgttttaactcaTTTTCAAGTCATTATGATAGTAAAACATGGATgtacattgttaagggctaaaattctagctagtctgtctaaaatatctaatgagtggtcgccaatcaattacaagctttagcaagagttagacttttaagcatttattaaggaaaacaagaatttggtaaagagagagagaaaggcctagattcctatctattaaagggagagcacatttctagctccgctctccaccagagtccagaggaaagagagcgagactgagcgccagtctcttccttcctcctcccactagcccgcgtcacttcctgactcctggtcttgccctcaaagaccttcccttcatgggcagaactcctctacagtaagtatccagcaggtggcgttattccaatcgttacaacatgaATAGGAAGAAAGCACATTTCTGAAATTTGGAATAAGACGCACCCAAGGCAAGGCTTGTTGATCAGATGATTCTTGTGGCCTGGCACCGGGGACATACCCACCCCTGCTCTAGGCAGGCCCACATCTTCAGTACTAACCTTCAGCCTGACTCTACTCTTTCTGGTCCTGTTGCCTGGGGCTGTTAGTGAGTTTGGTGCTAATGAGGCCCCTGTTATAGGTACAATCCCCAACTGGACTTCCAGGGCCCCAGACTGCATGCTCAGCTCCCCTCTGCCCTCTCCATAATTCAGAAGGGGGCCTGGGTGAGGGGCTACAGATGGGTCATGCATCCTACACCAGAGGCGGGGACAACTCAGGGCCCACATGGATGTGACTGAAGCTAAGTCAGGTGCACCGTTTTTGCATATGATGTTGCCCAAGCATTCTTTTTCTCTACCGTTAAGTACCTTCTTTGAACTGAGAGACAGATTCATTATTGAGCCACGGCCTCCACAATTCGGCTACTTTGTCATATATATTGTTGCTTCCAGCTGGCAACTGGCTTTTGGGATGGAAATCATGATTTCCCAGAGCAGAGTAGACTTTGGTTTCTAGGGAGAAAATACAAAGGGAACAGTGAGAACAGTTTTAAATGTCATTCTTAAAATTATCTTCACTAAATAGGAAAAGAGATAATGCAGATGACTGAATCAAAAACCCCTCTTTTTATCAATCTGTTTCAGCTCTCCCCATCCCTGCACTCCCACTGAAGCAATACTAAGTGACTTAAGGAAGGGCCGTAGCTGACCTTCTCTACTCCCCTTGGCCATGCGCTACTGGAATAATAAGAGTAGTAATAAAAATAGCCAGCATTTAGAGCACTTTCTTTAGAGAGCAAACTTTAAGTCTGTGAagcatttcacatatattattctACTGTTCCTTCTTTGGTCTTTGCTAGGACAGTATGGAAatggaaatgctaatgatttctgCAGATCTATACTACATCTAGATGCAACCTTGCAGAAACTATTGTCCCTATTTTGTCACTTACTCTCTGGAGTTTTGTAAATATACTATTATGCTACCTGCAAAGAGagatcattttatacataataaTTAAAGGGGAGGCAGGGCACTAAGGACTCAGGTAAATGACACAGGCTTCCCATAGGAGGCagcacctgagctgagctttCAAGGTagccaaggattctaagaagtagcAAACAGGAGGAGTACAGTCTAGCCATTGGAGGTGAGATGGGGGGTAGGGGAGGCCTGTGAAAAGGCACCTAGCTAGTCTGGTTGGAACAAAGAGTGCATGAAGCCTGGAGAAGGAATGCCAAACAATTAAGTCTGGCTGGAACATCAAAGCTATTATCCTGTAATAGGAGAAGGTTCTCAATGACCTCTAGGAATGAGCAATCTGAATAATAGAAAAAGagcagggcagccaggtggggtAGTGCATTGagttccagccctggagtcaggagctgagttcaaatttgacctcagacacttactagctgtgtgaccctgaaaaagtcacttaaccctgagaaaggaagggagggaagaagggagggcagagaggggaggggagaggtaggaaggagagGACACAAGTCAGAAGACCCTGAGTTTTAGTCATAGTTTCAACATTCACCCTGCCTAAAAAATCCACAAACCATTGgttcttttgtttcctcattttgaaaatgaagataataatctCTGATATCCAGAAATGTTTTGAACTCCTCAAAAGCAAGATGATAGGTGTAGGGTTCTAATCAGAGGTCAAGTTAATTAACAAGACCTCAAACCTTTACTATGACCTCAAGGAAATCTTATCACTCCCCTTTCCCACCTCCCTGGGTAAAGTTAGGGAAAGCTAATATAAAGAAGAGAATGTGCAATCTTGGAATCAGCTGgacagatgaggagggaaggcaaTGACCAATGGAAATTGAACATAAGATTTGAACCATATCCATAATAGGTGTGATTGTTACATATAtagatgcatatgtatatgtacatgcatacacaagtAAATACATAAATCatctgcatgcacacacacacacacctgtataGGTACATGTTCCCACTTGGTAATCTCCTTAGAATCTGATGACATGGGTTCAGTGATCTCTATGGAGGTGATTCCTACCTCCATTTATCCAGTCTagaatgttttcccttttgtctctgGATGCCCAACATCTAGCAGAGGGCCTAGCACAAAGTAGcaacctaataaatatttgatgattgaTGGCTGAATTGATTGAtgcaaagagagaagagaaaaggcctTGACCACAGACAGGCTTATCAACAGACCACACTGTTCATCAGCAAGGAAGCTTCCTGAACTTGTCACATCACATCAATCTCaaattgatggaggaggctaaaaggggttaacagataacctaagacttgttTAATAGTAGCTAAAagagttaacagagaaactaaggtttgtgttcagTAACAGaaggttcaagtccctatcaaccaacaaTATTAACAGAAGCCTAAGGAGACATAACCAGGgatcattaaccattaatagccattaataatcctggatgacaggaaacaTAAACTGTACCAGAAACCAGattttaaagtaaagagatatcctaaacagagagacccttggggtctgacaagtttgAACATGTTTTTAGGAACATGTACAGAAGGACcaaatgacatttaaaaccccaaaacacacccctagtgaCAAAGGTACCTACCTTGGGGGATGTCTTAACACCACAGGAGCTCCAAAATAGGATGGGAACCTCCGACAAGGAGGAGACtgggataatgaggagataacctacttttctcactataaatgtaaccattttcctctccttatTTGAGACACCTTTCTggtgttctccctgtggtcatcagtctttcaataaaacttctGAAACTGAGTCActattctttgggacacctcatgatcaatttgatcaatttaATCCATCTCCACTTCAATATGACcggctggaggggcagctaggtggcgcagtggatagagcatcgccctggagtcaggaggacctgagttcaaattcagcctcagacacttgacacttactagctgtgtgaccctggacaagtcacttaaccccaattgcctcccccctccccccaaaaaaatatatgacCAGCTGGTGCTACCCTCTCATGCTGAAGGTACTCCAGAAGCCTTGGTGTCATGTTGAGTCTTCCTTTTCAAAATATACAtggtaagaggcagctaggtggcacaatagataaaacaccggccctgtattcaggaggactgattcaaatccgacctcaaacacttgacacttactagctgtgtgaccctgggcaagtcacttaaccccgttgccctgcaaaaaacaaacaaacaaaacccaaaatataCATGGTAACCTATCTTCCCAACGCTACTGCAAATATCTTGTGGAAATTATGACATCATGCTGACTGAGCATCCTACAAATTTATCATGGCTAATCTCCCCAGACTGTTAACTACTTAGCAAGAcaatccttcccctcctctctgatTTCCTATCCTACCCAACAGCTGTTCCAAacactttctcctctcttcctgccTTCCATAAcactccctccccaaatcttctCTGCTGAAGACCTCACTTCATACCTCAACAAAAAAGGACCATTAGAaaacctcctcttctcccctcctcatttCACATCCCTCTGACATCACCTCCTACTACTGTCCTCTTAACACCGAGTCCCTCATGGTAAGTTGGTCCTCTGGTTCGTCAAAGCCAGGCTCTCCAGGTGTGCCTTTGACCCAGTTCCCTCctgtcttctctagcagattgtcCTCATCATCCCCCTCACTCTCTTTCTAACGTTCAATCTCTCCCTACTACTGCCTACAAAAACATCcaagtgttttgtattttttttaatgtataaggtattttattttttccgttacatgtaaagatagttctcaacttttgtttatacatgctttacaatttcagatttttctccctccctcccctccctccctcctcccctagacagcaggtaatctgatataggttatatctatatatctctatacatatacatatacatatagatatatacacacacatatatatacacataattgcattaatcctgttacaagagaaaaaaatcagagcagtgatgcaaaacctcaaaatagaaaaaaaaacaacagcacccaaaacaaaagaaataatatggttcaatcagcatctatactccacagttctttctttctttttttttcttggatttggagatcctcttctatcatgagttccctcaTCCAAGtgtttttaacaaaacaaaaacaaacctctcgcctcccctttttttttttttcggggcaattggggttaagtgacttgcccagggtcacacagctagtaaatgttaagagtctgaggttgcatttggactcaggtcttcctgaatccagggctggtgctctatccactgcgccacctagctgtccctcacctCTCCTTCTTAACTAAACTACTTGAGAAATCCATCAATACcagcagggtggcacagtggacagagtactggtcCTGTAGTCAAGaactcaaatccatcctcaaactcTTGTCAGCtgagtgattctgggcaagtcacttaaacatttatttgcctcagtttccttacctgtaaaatggggataatatcaacatctgcctcacagagttgttgtgagaactaaatgaggtaatatttgtaaagcatctggGGCTCTGTatcaatgcttattcctttccctttcattccccttctctctttctctctctctctctctctctctctctctctctctctctctctctctctctctctctcaacagtCTGAACTGCTGGCACCATCCATCTATGTCtgcatgtattttttgttttatcctttagCTTGATAAAGTAGGCCCTCGGGCTGGGAtctttcacttctgtctttgtatttctaacacTTGGCACAATGTCagagtatgtacttaataaatgcttgctgattgactgtgAGAAAGAACCTTTCATCTAACTCTTTTTTATCCCACTGAATCCATTTCCATTAGAACCGTCTTCCCATGCCTCATCATGGCACCGAGGAGATTCTGGGGTCTTGAAGGCTATTCCAATCATACAGAAGTTTGAACAGCTCCTCTGATGTGAAGGCAGCCCCAAGGACATGCTGGGGAAGAACTGGGTACCTGAAGTCTACAAACCGGCCTGGCAGAAGACTGCCACCAaggaggtagatagatagatagatagatagacagacagacagagagacagacagacagacagatagcttGATAGattatagacagatatagatcaacagataagtagatagataagcAGATAAATAAGTAGAtcagtagatggatggatggatacatacatatacacacatgtatacacatgcgcACATATTTTGGCCACAACAAGTCATGAAAATGGCCTGGGCATGTGCCCTGGAGGAAGAGGTGCCCACCCTAATGAATCACAGGTCCATGAACCATGCAGCTGGTGTGCAAAACCAACCCCTGTCGTCaataagaaatcattcattaattGGTTGAAACATACCTGGGAATACTGACTGAATGAGGTCCGTCAAGCGTTTCACTATTTCCAACACGGCTTCTTCTCCCAGTTTCTCGTTAGGGACATGAGGGGTGTCATCACTGCAAAGTCACAGCAGTGCAGAAGTAAGACGAGGGAGAGGGCAGCATTTCTATGGAAAGGATGGGGAGCCTGAGATAACAGATGTGTCAGACATACTCAACTAGGGTTCATTGATTCAGAGGAGAAAACTCCAGGGGCATACCAGCCTTAGCCTCCAGAATCTCAGGAATCCAGCCTCAACTCAGGACTCTGTGGGTGAGGAATCACCCTCAGGAATGTTAGAGCGGCCTCAGCAATTCCCAtggcctctctctcctctcctcctgtgTCCTGGAcaccaccaacaataacaacaatcatttattgagtgcctaggatgtgccaagtcctgtgctaagcaatcagaacacaaagaaaagcaaaaacaatccctgcctccACTCTAATGAggaggtttttatttttccccatatcATTTTGACTCTCCACTCTAAAACCAAGCTGATTTCTCAAGTCCACCTCAGGCAAACCAGGGAACTGCCCTAATCAATCTGAATATACACCTTCAAGACTATACTGGCATCGGACAAGATGAGGCAGTCGCCTGCCCAGACATGTAATCAGACAAAATCAAAGGACCACACTGGATCACTAGGAAACAAGAATCCATgacaatttctttatttcttggaGTATGCAAAGTTCCAAAGGCTTGTGTGAAATGAGATCTTCTCTACCTTCTAGGGCCTGATTCTGTTGTCAGAAAAAACTACCCATGTCCAGTGGGACCCTGCAGAGGTGGTAcaggtcaggagacctgggttgtAAACTTGGTTCTGCCACTCATTATTGTTGTgtatggtttttttgggggggttgggggggaggctggacaatgagggttaagtgacttgcccagggtcacacagctagtacatgtcaagtgtctgaggccgggtttgaacttaggtcctcctgaatccagggccagtgctttatccactgcgccatctagcttcccttgAGCCATTCCCCCCcaatgggccttggtttcctcttctgtaaaatgaagggtttgagaTAGATTATCTCTAGGGGTTCTCTCCAGCTTCAAAACTATAACATCTCCCACAAAATCATAGAACAAACctttttaacctttttggtgTGGCAGGCCCCTCTGGTAGTAATCTGggaaagcctatggatcccttcttagaataagatttttaaatgcataaaattattaTGAgagttttaaaattctgattatGTTTGGCTCCAGCATGCCCATTTTATTTGTAAGGAAATCTTAGAGTATGGAATTTAGCTGAAACTTCTGATAACTAATTCAAGATGATTACCAGGTTAGGGGTAAAAGAACTctggctccatttttttttttcttttcttttctttttttttagtgaggcaattggggttaagtgacttgccccgggtcacacagctagtaagtgttaagtgtctgaggccgaattttaactcaggtactcctgactccagggatggtgctctatccactgcgccacctagctgccccagcatgctacttttaattctcattttgtCTAACTTAGCAGTGTCTTCTCgctgttaattacttcctatttatccttcatGTAGACTACTTCATAAAAACTTGTTTTCATGTTgtgtctcccattagattataagctccttgagggcaaggactgtcttttggctcttttttgtatccctagtgcttagtacagtgtctggcacgtagtagttgcttaataaataattctttATTGTTCAGTAGGTTCTTAGTGAGGGCTACACTGAACTGAAGCCGAGATAGTCATTGAGACCTTACACAAGACAGGAACAAAAGGTCCCTCTGACTCTAACACACTGAAGCTGTGTTGCTAAGGCTCCAAACCAAGATGGTGAGTTCAGCATTTCTGTTTAGGGACAGGTACTCACCCGGTCCAGAGAATGAAGTCCGGGCTGGGCAAGATTGCCTTCATGGCATAAATGGAAGAGTTGATGAGGATCCAGGGAGCATCACAAAGGTAATTTCCCCACACACCTGCATTGGGTACTGGCTGGGAACCTGCTGATGGACACACTTGGAGGGGATCCTGGGAGGCCTTATAGTCAGGGTCCAGGTGCAGGTCTGAGATGTGCCAAAACTGACCTGTGGGAGATAAAATCAGCATCTTATTGCctgtcctcctccttccccaagtaTGACTACAtccatgaaggaaggaaggaaggaatgcatGCCTGTGTAGGAATGGGTCTGtctgtgcacacatgcatgctgGGACTGATATGGCATTCACATAAAGACAGTTCTCACTTGACATAAATTCCCAGGAAATCCGactttatgtaaagaattctgCATACCAAAAAAACACCTATGTTAACTTTACCGTACAGTACTATACCCCAGGGGGTTTGTCTTGAAACCTCCCACCAAAAGGAGACTTTTGCTCTACTCTTCCATGGGCCCCACCAGCCTCCATGTGTCTATTTTTCCTCCATCTGCCCTCAGCCCCAACATTTCCTTGAACCCTGTACCAGCCCATGCTCGCAAGCTAGCACTTGCTTGCTCACATAccacccccccctctctcttagtgtcacatacacacacacacacacgtacacacacacacacacacacacacacacacacacacacacactgtggcttccttcctgtctccctccttccctacatCTGGAAGCAAATTCACATTACACAAAAATCACTTTACTAAAGGTCTCCTGACCTGTCCTTCTACATAAAGTGAGAACTGTATCGTTGGATAGCTTATGCTactgagagctgattgttaaattttcagtgtgaacagtTATACCCTGGAAATGAGCAAACATACAAATCaggcatttatatattattttgtcattgtctagacttaaaatgatagagggggcagctaggtagcacagtggataaagcactggtcctgaattcaggaggacctgagttcaaatccggactcagacacttgacacttactagctgtgtgaccctgggcaagtcacttaaccctcattgccccaccaaaaaaagatagataaaatGTTAGTAATGCCAATTACTTAGGTCTGtcatgtgtatttttttatttttttggagagccagttagttgttaaacacttactagcactttacaaatatcttatttaattcttacaacaatcctgtgagggaggtgctattattatccacattttatacatgagggaactgaggaagatagaggttaaattatttatccAGGCCCATAtggctcataagtatctgaggatgaatttgaaatcaggccttccagattccaagtctaTCTCTCTattgtgtcaccttgctgccacTAAAAAGTAAACACGTGGGTGGGGACTCACGATTTTTGAGTGAATATAGACCTGTGTGTACTTTGAACTTGGTATTCTAGGGTTCTCCATATCTCAGTGTTAAGGATATGCCTCACACGCTACATAAACACTACGCCCATTTTTTACATAGTTCATATGacgaaaaaatatttattatgtttactttgtatcaggcactgataagtgctggggattcaaatacGAAAGAG
This window contains:
- the SMPDL3B gene encoding acid sphingomyelinase-like phosphodiesterase 3b; its protein translation is MRWLKLLLFLLCWRVTGAIPGQFWHISDLHLDPDYKASQDPLQVCPSAGSQPVPNAGVWGNYLCDAPWILINSSIYAMKAILPSPDFILWTGDDTPHVPNEKLGEEAVLEIVKRLTDLIQSVFPETKVYSALGNHDFHPKSQLPAGSNNIYDKVAELWRPWLNNESVSQFKEGAFYTERLPSPDKPGRIVVLNSNLYYSNNKLTANLDDPGSQFQWLEDVLSNASREGEKVYVIGHVPPGFFEKTRSKAWFRPNFNQRYMEIIKKYHHVIAGQFFGHQHTDSFRMFYDDTGVPISVMFLAPAVSPWKTTLSGVSNGANNPGIRVWEYDRATFQLQDMVTYYLNLTHANLQAPRWEKEYRLTEAFQALDGSAASMQRVLDQLTQDNCALQRYYRYNSVSYDLDPCEQGCRAEQLCALREVDFAGYERCINSSCGLSGSLLLLCLMMGLHLIRVLAPR